In the Oxyura jamaicensis isolate SHBP4307 breed ruddy duck chromosome 19, BPBGC_Ojam_1.0, whole genome shotgun sequence genome, TCAAAGCATAGACAACAAAGTTCGCTCAAAGCATAGACAACAAAGTTCAAAGGCAAGATCTAGGCCCACATAGGATGAGTTTGTTGAGACTCCAGTGCACAAGTAAGAGACACCTGAAATGCCAGTTCAGCACACCAGCATCCTACAGGAATTACCTGCATGTACCATGAGTTTCTTCAGTAGATATATCTCTCCTAAAGACCTTGCTGTTTTGTTCTCTCATCAGCATCACCCTCTTGGTGTTTTACCTGACCTTTCAACCTCCTTCTCTCAGTGGGCTGGGAGAAGCAAGGACAGAGTTGCTGCCTTTGATAAAAGATATGCCTTTGAATAATCCTGTGCTGGGCTGCGAACAGCGTTCATTGGTCAAAGATCTGCAGCTCTGATCATCACTGCCAGGAAACAACCACCTGCAGAGACAAGATATCTCAGATCTACGTGGAGACCAGGAGTACAGGATAGATTGTGCACAACATGAGAATCTGCCTGGGGTCGGCTGGGGATGGAGGTGCCATCTGGCCAGTGTATTCTCTGCTTGTGCCATTGTTGCCATGAGCACACAAAAGTGGGAGATTCATGTTACAGGGAACCACAGGGAAAGAAGGgctatttttgtcttaaaattgaaaaattctTATCCAAACCTGTGGACTATCAAATAACAGATTAAGTTCTGTAGGACCTGCCATACAGGTCTTGCTGTGGGGCgatggaagaaaatgcaggacACAGCTCTTGAAAGggaaagatttcaaaatgaagtgAGACTACATTATTAAAACAAGCAGAGCCTTACATCCCTGCTCATTCAAAACATGGCTCTTAACAATTATGGAGCCACACTGGGTATGCAAAATGAGTTTCAATTGACACCTGAAATGTGTGAGCACCTCAAAAGGGAAAGCAGTTTGCAACCTGCTGTATACTGAGCATTGTACTTGTTGGGCTGTAGATTTAAAAGGACTTTCCTCTACCTCCAGCCATTCTGGAGGTATGAATGAGAATAtatatctgaatatatatatatattcagaatatGAATAGAGGACTGAAGAGGCTTTAGTAGCTACTTCAGTGCTGCTGACATCATTACAGATGCCATTAGTACTTgatttggaaaagaagaaaagttgcAGGCAGGTCGTTTGACACAATCATTACAGCTAAAAttactattttgttttacagctggCACCAAACAGCTTGTGGCAAGTTGTTGCATCTACACTGACCAAGCCAGGGTATGGAGATTAATCTTCACTGTGCATCAAGCACTGGGAAATTCAATCCATGGAGCTCAGCGCCAGtaaggacatttttatttttttccaaaatagatatttttaggCACATAAGGTAGCCAGATTTCCACCAGGAGTTCACTCCCTGCTTATCATCTTACAAAGCTAGTTGCAGAAGTCTTTTGCAATTCTCATTAAGAATTAATGGAAGCTCCTAAGCAATTTTGAATCTGTCAACTTCACTTAAAGGTATATGGAATCCCTAGGAAGTCTTCTTTTGGTTGGGAGTGCTTCAGAAAGTCCTGCTGAGACAGTTCAGAGAGCAGTGCTTCAAAGAATGGTTTGTGGTTAGGgaccatttaaaatacagtgacCACTAGTGCATAGAACTGTGCTACACAGCAAAGCCCCTTCTCTAGGTTTGGTgagaacacagaacaaaagaagTTGGTCTTCACTCCCAAATGTTTACAAACCAAGGCAGAAATTAAGTTGGCACTAACATAAATGCAGACTTCCCACAATTTTTATCTGAATCTGCAGCTGTCATGAGCTCCATCTGTTTTTTTGCTGCTCAGTCTTTCATCTGTGTCACCTGTCACAATCCAGGATTCAGGGTTGTCATGGaaaacaacacagcaaaatGGTTCAACTCTCATATCCCAAGtgaagggacctacaaggatcTCTGAGTCAACTCCtgacaccacacaggtctacccaagTATTCAGACCACATGACTGattgcacagtccaaacgctgcttaaactccaacaggctcagtgccgtgactatgtccctggggagcctgttccagtgcatgacaaccctctcagtgaagaacctgttcctgatatccagcctgaacctcctgtcacagcttgacactATTCCCTTGGGTCACCAGAGAGAATAGaccagcacctgcccctccattCCCCCTCGTGAGGAACCTGTAGACCAcggtgaggtctcccctcagcttcctcttctccaggctgaacaaaccagtTCTCACAGCACATACGCGGTCCTGTAAGCATTCTTTGTCAAAAATGCTCAGGATATGTCTGAAATGACAGATGGGCATTGATCTCATGATATcagctatttgtttttctaaagcttttttctgtattttactatGGCTTTCACTTTTCTGCTGTCAcctgctctaaaaaaaaaatgaccaccCTGAGTGTTTACAAAGGCAGAGACATACTGTGGGTGTTTTTTGCTAATATATTCCAAGACATTCTCTACAGAGCTCTTGAATTCAATGGTGTTGTCTCACTGAAATCCAGGTCCTTTCCAATGCAtcagtttttctctccttaaaaaCCTGGCAATGGCATCTTGCATGTGGTGCTCCTCAGTGCTCAAAGAGGTCTCCTTTGCTCCCCTATCAAAATTCAGCAGAACTTTCTCAGTGGTTTGCTTGTTCTCATTGGCACAGCTTTCCCTTTGCCTGAGAAGTCTAGCAGCTCTACCTGGAGCAACAGGCAAAATGGAAATGACAGACCTGTGGGACAAACCAGTGCTCATGTTATAGATATGTGGCTTTGTGGATGCACTTTTCTGCTCTGGACCTCAACAGCTCTGCATTTTAGTAACATACAGAAAGTGACTCTGCTGCTGCATCTTCTTGAAGTATTTGCTGTGCACATAACGCACTCCCTGAGGCACTGCTCTATGTCCAGGCCAATACCATGCTATTGGCAACAGTAATTCTCCATCCTCACTCCTCCTTCTCCTGAATTCAGCAATACACACACTGCTTTAGAAAGCTCATCTCTTTGCCTTCTCTGATTGCAAGAAGTCTTCCCTCTGGATCTCTCTCCTAAAACTATTTTCCTAATATCTGTAACTACATCAGAatggtttattttcaaatctacCAGCAGCTGCCCTTCTTGTCTAGCCATCAGGAtccagaaatgagaaattattaaaaacacttGGCAATCATACAAGGCAGCGTAACAAAAGGAACCATACACCCGTAGTTTAGGCTTATACACTACatttaataaatggaaaataaaaaccattatTCGCAATGCACAAAGATCAACGACAGACTGTTGCAAAGATACCCAGGGACATAATGTTAATTAACCTAATTTATTGGGCTCTTTTGCATAAGGTAAGGCTTACGTGGGAAGGCATGACTCTTGAATGTGCCAGTCACCATACAGGTAGAGGTGAGTCTCCTCTGCAAGCCTCTGCACCACAGCACCTTTGGCTGGATGAGACGACACTCCCCAGCTGTGTCCTTGATGAATTATCACAgtccagctgccccagccctgtgtGGCCATTTCAGTATATCCATGATCCATCTCATCTCTAAATGTTATCTTAAAGCTGTGTGCAAAACACAGCCCAGCCATTTTGACTATGTACAAGGCTGCTCTAAATGTCCATGTAAAGGATGGGTTTCTCCAGGCTTTCCAAAATTATCTCTAGCACTGTCATAACTAAAGAGCAACCTTGAACCTCTTCCTCATCACCATTTGACATAAACACCACAAGTTCTGTGACACGACTGTGGCAGTATTGTGGGGCCATGCGGGACACCACTGGATTTAGCGCAGCTTGCAGGAACACAGACTGGAGCCTGGTGGTGGAACAGGAGCAGCTCACGAGCTCACTGGAACTGCACGCACCACACAGCGCTGGCAATGGTAAAGCTGAGCTGCCTTCGCACCGAGCCCCTCGGTTGAGCCCCCTGCAGCTGCATGCGAGGGTGGCAACACCACGTGGATGTGCTGGGACCGGGTCTGGGAAGGGCAGGCTCCATGCCCCACTGGGTTTCATGCCCCATGGCCACCATCCCACTTCCTGACAGGGGGCACTGGGCTTGACTAGAAAGACAGGCAATAGGCAGCAGGCCTGCAAGTCGtggtgtggggagggggcaccaGTTTGGTGGAGTGAGGGCTCCACACCAGCTTGTCTCATGAGGCTGGGGGAGAACGCAAATCCCAGTGCTGCCCGCCACCCATTCCCAAGCTCCCACCCCAGCACTCATCTCCCACCTGCCCCCACAGTCACCCAGCACTGTATTTcaaatagtttaattttaaaaatattctattaagtGCTAAAATATCTTTTCACTTCCACGCGCGGCCACACCTTCGGCTTCGCCAGGCTTGATCACAGACAGACTCGGCAGGACATGCAGTGGCGGCAGGGAAGACCAGCGCAGTGCTGTGGGCCAGTGTGCTGGTGTGGGGAGCTTAGGGACATGGGCATGGGAGGGCTCCCTGGGGGTTCCTACATCTTGCCTGGACAGGGTATACCTCAGGGGCAgctccccctgctctgccagccacaAGGTGCAAgacagcaggaggggagcagggtgcAGACCCAGCCAGGACATTGCCACGCTGGctgcccctctcccctgccAGTCTCTCTGCGCTCCAGCCCCCACCTGCCCTCTGCAGAGGACAGCAGGGGCTCTGTGAGGGCCcggcagcagagcagaggcaggctgCACCGATGTGTTCAGTACCTGCCCTCCACAGTGGTAGCGCTCCGCTCTCTTCCAATACTAATGGCTTAAACTAGCAGCTTATTGCACAGCGTCCCAGTGTGGgatccctgcccagcagcatgACGGGCTGTTGTCTCTATTCCCAGGGTgctctccccccaccctccaTTGCACTTTACACCTATGGCAGGAACACCCCAGCCTATGGTCACAAGGGAACAGACAAATCACTTCGTGCAGGTGGAACACAGCTCTTTGGTTCCCAGCACGCAGCAGCTGGTGTGGAGGGCAGACATGAGATCCAGAAACAGGCAAACAGCATGTGCCAGTGCCATAGGGGTGATGGGCACTGGGGAGCCCCAAGGATCCCTCCCTCTGTACATGCAGACCACCCACCAGAGACCCCACATCACTCTAGTACAGGTcagcagggagagtgggagcCAATAAATAGAGGCATATTTGTAGGTACTGGCAGCAGTCCCATCTGGCTGGGGGAACCGTTTGCAGGCTGCctctgcaggggctggcaggaggctcCTGCCCctgagggcagggcaggctggatAGCGAGGTGGCAGGAGGGCCCTGTCCCTCAGGaagggcaggctgggggaagcACCCCGGCCCCCAGGGGAGGGCAGGCGGCTCTGCGAGGGGCTGGCGAAGGCTCTCCCCGGGGACGGGCAGGCTAGCTCTCCGAGGCCGTGTGGCACACAGAGTTCTGATCGGCACAAAATCTCTTCAGAGGCGGCGCACCAGAGTCCTCCTCCTCTTCGGTTACCTGCAAGAGCCAGAGGTCACCGGCAGTGACAGGAGCTCAGTGCGCCCACGAGGCCATGCTGACCTGCTGGACAAGGCTGTCTCTCACCCTGGGGGGACACCCTGAGCTTTCCTCTGTGAGGCAGCCTCAGCAGGAGCCAGACTTTAATGAGCTCCTGGGCATTAGCAGTGAGAATCCACCCCAGCTCTGGAGTCAGCTATAATTATTATTCTACTCTATCTCCACACATTTTCCACAGACAATTTGTGCCCTAAAACCTGAACTAAACCACAGGACTCTGCAGGAAGCCAGGTTTGGGGAGCTCCTGGTGGAAGTTTGGAACTGCAGAGCAAGTCTATACCTGGAATACATCTTGATGTTTCTGCTACAATAGACAACTAATGAAACAGTAAAGGTGCCCTGGGAAGAAAGGGCAAGCTGGGTGCATACACATTTTGACATGATTTCAATCCTCCTTCCCTTACCTGAGTCTCAAGGGGGACCGGTTCTTCCTTTGTGAGAGTGGGAGGCTCATCTGCAACTTCCGAGGAAGGCAGGGATGGCTCTGGAGGGAATAGAAGGGTTAACAACAGTGCAGACCCAGAAGCACAGTGGTACCCAGCCCACTGAGCCAGGAAAGGAGACCTCCAACTGAGGTGCCTCAGTCACCCTCCTTATAAGAAAGGCGCAAGCCCTGTCACAAGGCCCTCCAGAAGTGCCTTCCCCAGGCTTCCTGGCTCAGCTGGCCACCTCCTCtcttcccagcccagcagccatGCCCAGGTGTCCCAGAGCCCACCTTCCAGAGTCTCCTGCCCCAGTGTGGGTGGTTGCGAGTCGTCCGTGCGGAAGTCAGATGTGTGGGCAGGACTCATGGACTCACTCTGCTGGGGACTGGGGCTGGAGTTGGGGCTGCTGTCCACCTTGAGCTGGTAGACATCCGACAGGGAGCTCTGGTTACTGTTCTCATCTGCAGAAACAGCACCTAGTGAAGAAGAGTACCTTGatccagcagcacaggcagccaaAGGCAGCATTGAGAGCCAGGGCCATGGAGGGCTCATGGAAACTGAAGAACAGTCAGTGGC is a window encoding:
- the BCL7B gene encoding B-cell CLL/lymphoma 7 protein family member B isoform X1 translates to MSGRSVRAETRSRAKDDIKKVMAAIERVRRWEKKWVTVGDTSLRIFKWVPVADSKEKEKSKSSSSTAREPNGFPADTSANSSLLLEFQGAVSADENSNQSSLSDVYQLKVDSSPNSSPSPQQSESMSPAHTSDFRTDDSQPPTLGQETLEEPSLPSSEVADEPPTLTKEEPVPLETQVTEEEEDSGAPPLKRFCADQNSVCHTASES
- the BCL7B gene encoding B-cell CLL/lymphoma 7 protein family member B isoform X2, which encodes MSGRSVRAETRSRAKDDIKKVMAAIERVRRWEKKWVTVGDTSLRIFKWVPVADSKEKEKSKSSSSTAREPNGFPADTSANSSLLLEFQDENSNQSSLSDVYQLKVDSSPNSSPSPQQSESMSPAHTSDFRTDDSQPPTLGQETLEEPSLPSSEVADEPPTLTKEEPVPLETQVTEEEEDSGAPPLKRFCADQNSVCHTASES
- the BCL7B gene encoding B-cell CLL/lymphoma 7 protein family member B isoform X3 → MSGRSVRAETRSRAKDDIKKVMAAIERVRRWEKKWVTVGDTSLRIFKWVPVADSKEKEKSKSSSSTAREPNGFPADTSANSSLLLEFQGAVSADENSNQSSLSDVYQLKVDSSPNSSPSPQQSESMSPAHTSDFRTDDSQPPTLGQETLEEPSLPSSEVADEPPTLTKEEPVPLETQDPDG